In the Terriglobia bacterium genome, one interval contains:
- a CDS encoding TlpA disulfide reductase family protein, producing the protein MKRTALAVVLMFLTLGCTTKKPAALAPAKGAPDFVLENIRGGKLKSVDLKGKVAVIDFWATWCDPCKAEVPHYNKLKQDYQGKDVAVIGIAIESPYKDIAPTMKEVGINYTVLVGNDNVVDGFGGVIGYPTTYVVTKDWKIYKKYMGALSDKDARIRKDIDKLLAESADSAD; encoded by the coding sequence ATGAAAAGGACAGCTCTCGCCGTCGTCCTGATGTTTCTGACTCTGGGCTGCACTACCAAAAAACCTGCCGCTCTGGCGCCCGCAAAAGGCGCGCCGGATTTCGTGCTCGAAAATATCCGCGGTGGAAAATTAAAGTCTGTGGATCTGAAGGGCAAAGTCGCCGTCATCGATTTCTGGGCCACCTGGTGTGATCCCTGCAAAGCCGAGGTCCCTCACTACAATAAGCTGAAACAGGACTATCAGGGCAAGGACGTGGCTGTGATCGGTATCGCGATCGAATCGCCGTATAAAGACATCGCTCCCACCATGAAAGAGGTCGGCATCAATTACACGGTTCTGGTCGGCAACGATAATGTGGTGGATGGATTTGGCGGCGTGATCGGCTATCCGACAACCTACGTTGTGACGAAAGACTGGAAGATTTATAAGAAATACATGGGAGCGCTTTCGGATAAGGACGCCCGCATCCGCAAAGACATTGATAAGCTCCTGGCCGAATCAGCAGACTCCGCCGATTGA
- a CDS encoding transcriptional repressor — MAQRKELQKLLAEKKLKKTSQRALIWASLLQSKGHPSVEELRDSLLEQGHRIGLATIYRTIKILLQSGFIRQSKLHGMGRYEPVIGQPNHLHFICNSCGSTVEFPSRKVETLIARATKANDFKERYSRYVIFGLCKTCQRKQRKSENLNRRERLEATLVRDALELTLAIERRGYTFYTNASRKTKNGRGRIMFQRLAAEESDHLRRLQAEHRSLLEKNEWLRREPARLPLSRKIVGEIFPQKELLKIEVRDETSDLDALNIAMNLERRSHQFFTDFAEQITDADGRKIFIDFAKDEESHLEALLTEYNQLTRSESRGLRG; from the coding sequence ATGGCACAGCGCAAAGAGCTCCAGAAACTGCTAGCAGAGAAGAAGTTGAAGAAGACATCCCAGCGGGCGCTGATCTGGGCCTCGCTGCTGCAGTCGAAAGGGCACCCGTCCGTCGAAGAACTCCGCGATAGTCTGTTGGAGCAGGGGCACCGGATTGGCCTGGCAACGATTTACCGGACTATCAAAATCCTATTACAGTCGGGATTTATCCGGCAATCGAAGCTGCATGGCATGGGACGTTATGAGCCGGTTATTGGTCAGCCGAACCATCTCCATTTCATATGCAACAGCTGCGGTTCGACGGTCGAGTTTCCCTCCCGCAAAGTCGAAACCCTGATCGCCCGTGCCACCAAAGCCAATGACTTTAAAGAGCGTTACAGCCGGTACGTCATCTTCGGATTGTGCAAGACGTGCCAGCGCAAGCAGCGCAAAAGCGAAAATCTGAATCGAAGGGAACGCCTGGAAGCAACCCTGGTTCGCGACGCCCTGGAACTGACCCTGGCCATCGAGCGCCGCGGATACACCTTTTATACAAATGCTTCGCGAAAAACCAAGAACGGCCGGGGCCGGATCATGTTTCAACGGCTGGCCGCCGAAGAATCCGATCACCTGCGCAGGCTGCAGGCCGAGCACCGGTCGCTGCTCGAGAAAAACGAGTGGCTCCGGCGCGAACCCGCGCGGTTGCCGCTCAGCCGGAAGATCGTGGGAGAGATCTTTCCGCAGAAGGAATTGCTGAAGATCGAGGTGAGAGACGAAACCAGCGATCTCGATGCGCTCAACATCGCCATGAATCTCGAGCGGCGTTCGCATCAGTTCTTCACCGACTTTGCCGAACAAATTACCGATGCTGACGGACGCAAGATCTTCATTGATTTTGCGAAGGACGAGGAGTCGCACCTGGAGGCGCTCCTCACGGAATACAATCAACTTACGAGGTCGGAAAGCCGCGGATTACGCGGTTAA
- a CDS encoding isocitrate/isopropylmalate family dehydrogenase, with protein MKRIAVIPGDGIGIDVTRESMRVLRRVNDVFSAGLEFVEFDWGAEKYLREGIALPAGAFEMFRKDFHAILFGAVGDPRVPDQKHAAEILLALRFGLDLYANVRPVRLFHERLCPLKGVGVDDLNFTVVRENTEGAYVNSGGVFKKGTADEVATQVEVHTRKGVERIVEYAFQHAKRHGQTKVCMSDKSNVMGYAGDLWQRCFKEAGARHSGVQTSHLYIDALCLLMVRQPKDFQVIVTNNMFGDIVTDLAAALQGGLGMAASGNINPGNVSLFEPVHGSSPPLAGKNLANPMGSILTAALLLEHLGLIDAAAAVEKAVIACVNEGQMTQDVGGKLGTREVGDAVLGKIK; from the coding sequence ATGAAACGAATTGCTGTCATACCCGGAGATGGGATTGGAATCGATGTCACGCGCGAGTCCATGCGGGTCCTGCGGCGCGTGAATGACGTTTTCAGCGCAGGACTGGAGTTTGTGGAGTTCGACTGGGGCGCCGAGAAATACCTGAGAGAGGGCATCGCGCTGCCTGCCGGCGCCTTCGAAATGTTTCGCAAGGATTTCCATGCCATCCTTTTCGGCGCTGTCGGAGACCCGCGCGTGCCGGACCAGAAGCACGCCGCCGAAATTCTGCTGGCCCTGCGCTTCGGCCTGGATCTTTACGCGAATGTGCGTCCCGTGCGGCTCTTCCATGAACGGCTGTGCCCGCTGAAGGGCGTCGGCGTGGATGATCTGAACTTCACCGTCGTGCGCGAGAATACCGAAGGCGCGTATGTGAACTCCGGCGGCGTCTTCAAGAAGGGAACGGCGGACGAAGTCGCGACCCAGGTCGAAGTGCATACCCGAAAAGGCGTGGAGCGCATCGTCGAATACGCCTTCCAACACGCGAAACGTCACGGCCAGACGAAAGTGTGCATGAGCGATAAGTCGAACGTGATGGGCTATGCCGGCGACCTCTGGCAGCGATGTTTTAAGGAAGCCGGCGCGCGGCATTCCGGTGTCCAGACGAGCCATCTGTACATCGATGCGCTTTGCCTTCTGATGGTCCGGCAGCCGAAGGACTTTCAGGTGATCGTCACCAATAACATGTTCGGAGACATCGTTACGGATCTGGCTGCGGCGCTGCAGGGCGGACTTGGAATGGCCGCCTCGGGAAATATCAATCCCGGCAATGTCTCGCTGTTCGAGCCGGTGCACGGCTCGTCTCCGCCACTTGCCGGCAAGAACCTCGCAAATCCCATGGGCTCGATCCTCACCGCCGCGCTGCTGCTGGAACATCTCGGCTTGATTGATGCCGCCGCCGCGGTTGAGAAGGCGGTCATCGCTTGCGTCAACGAAGGCCAGATGACACAGGACGTCGGGGGGAAGCTCGGTACGCGTGAAGTGGGGGATGCGGTCCTCGGCAAAATCAAATAG